A window from Salvia miltiorrhiza cultivar Shanhuang (shh) chromosome 2, IMPLAD_Smil_shh, whole genome shotgun sequence encodes these proteins:
- the LOC131013567 gene encoding membrane protein PM19L-like: MAGGLRSVAGLLLLLNFCMYAIVLGIGSWAMNRAIDHGFIIGPGLNLPAHFSPISFPMGNAATGFFVIFAMIAGVVGIAAAISGLNHLRRWDGGSLSAAATAATISWTLTCLAMGFGCKEIELNTRNARLKTMEAFMIILSATQLLYIAAIHGAASMSRI, encoded by the exons ATGGCTGGAGGCCTTAGATCTGTGGCAGGACTTCTTCTGTTGCTCAACTTTTGCATGTATGCTATAGTGTTGGGGATTGGTAGCTGGGCCATGAATAGAGCTATTGATCATGGTTTCATCATtg GTCCTGGATTAAATCTGCCAGCACATTTCTCACCAATCTCGTTTCCGATGGGGAACGCTGCGACGGGATTCTTTGTGATATTCGCCATGATTGCCGGGGTGGTCGGCATCGCCGCCGCTATCTCGGGCCTAAACCACCTCCGCCGCTGGGATGGCGGTAGCTTGTCCGCCGCCGCCACTGCCGCCACCATTTCCTGGACCCTTACATGCCTTGCCATGGG GTTTGGATGCAAAGAGATTGAACTGAACACCAGAAACGCACGTTTG AAAACAATGGAGGCTTTCATGATTATTTTGTCTGCAACTCAACTCTTATACATAGCTGCAATTCATGGAGCCGCTTCCATGTCAAGGATTTGA